A region from the Malus domestica chromosome 07, GDT2T_hap1 genome encodes:
- the LOC103410268 gene encoding uncharacterized protein: protein MGIIKSSFSFLMGTVAGIYIAQNYDVPNIKKLGDTAVFIAKQYEEKYRKPKKRDDD from the coding sequence ATGGGGATAATCAAGAGCAGCTTCTCTTTCCTTATGGGCACGGTCGCCGGGATCTACATAGCCCAAAACTACGACGTTCCGAACATCAAGAAGCTCGGCGACACTGCCGTCTTCATCGCCAAGCAATACGAGGAGAAGTACCGGAAGCCCAAAAAGCGAGACGACGACTAG
- the LOC103439637 gene encoding E3 ubiquitin protein ligase RIN2 isoform X1, translated as MGLRYIAISAACTAISFAGLQLWTETSLVKLKSDGLIAENLINAANFGHVFDLLLGSYTTVGLLANFVLNAFILLVLCLKTIFFVELYSSETHKLIERLINYVIYKGTFLPLVIPPTIYHAGLWSVWLIVLCSLKMFQALARDRLERLNASPSATPLTYFRVYSVLLLVLTVDIFWIRLCVVIYKTLGLSMFLLLLFEPFSIAFETLQAILVHGFQLLDIWIHHSAWNSSNCESSKLFDTSAVGLLLEWKGGLTRNLSFVLDMATLLMALGHYVHIWWFHGMAFHLVDAILFLNIRVSICALLSSIVKRIKGFIKLKKALGALHAALPDATSEELRAYDDECAICREPMAKAKRLHCSHLFHLACLRSWLDQGLNEIYSCPTCRKPLFVGRPENEVHPRSEETSSDEQLARQISLGLGRQNTPGHAIPAGVFPNQTQNPAEGDPWRGTGLDSDWLHTWSSQGVDGAGPSTAVGSVGLGRVQMMMRRLASVGETYAHTALEDGAWSLWPMNAPQVAATGPPIPPADDGRYQGGARNLHMRTPARTVNDNLANILAMAETVREVLPHMSDDLIFQDLQRTNSVTVTVNNLLQM; from the exons ATGGGTTTGAGGTATATAGCCATCTCCGCTGCATGTACAGCGATAAGCTTTGCAGGCCTCCAGTTGTGGACGGAAACTTCTTTAGTTAAACTAAAATCGGATGGACTAATTGCGGAGAATTTGATTAATGCTGCCAATTTTGGCCATGTATTTGATCTGCTTTTGGGTTCTTATACTACCGTTGGACTGCTGGCAAATTTTGTACTCAATGCATTTATTTTACTCGTTTTATGTCTCAAG ACTATATTCTTTGTGGAGTTGTATTCTTCTGAAACTCACAAATTAATCGAACGCCTTATCAATTATGTTATTTACAAG GGCACTTTTCTACCCCTGGTCATTCCTCCTACAATATATCATGCGGGCCTGTGGTCAGTCTGGTTGATTGTTCTTTGTTCTTTAAAG ATGTTTCAAGCTTTGGCTCGAGATCGACTTGAACGGTTGAATGCATCCCCTTCTGCCACACCATTGACATATTTTCGTGTGTATTCAGTGTTATTGCTGGTGCTGACTGTTGATATTTTCTG GATAAGGCTGTGTGTGGTGATATATAAAACACTGGGTTTATCTATGTTTCTCTTGTTATTATTTGAGCCTTTCAGTATTGCATTTGAGACATTGCAG GCTATTTTGGTGCATGGATTTCAGTTACTTGATATATGGATCCATCATTCAGCATGGAACAGTTCAAATTGCGAGAGTTCCAAATTATTTGATACATCAGCAGTTG GTTTATTGTTGGAATGGAAAGGCGGTCTTACTCGGAATTTGAGCTTTGTTCTTGATATGGCCACATTGTTAATGGCCCTTGGTCACTACGTGCATATTTGGTGGTTTCATGGCATGGCATTCCATCTGGTGGATGCAATCCTTTTTCTAAACATACGTGTAAGTATTTGT gcCTTGCTAAGTTCAATTGTAAAACGTATAAAAGGGTTCATCAAACTGAAGAAAGCCTTAGGTGCTCTTCATGCAGCACTTCCAGATGCAACATCTGAAGAACTACGGGCATATGATGATGAATGTGCAATTTGTAGG GAACCTATGGCTAAGGCCAAAAGACTACACTGCAGTCACCTTTTTCATCTTGCATGCTTGAGATCTTG GTTGGATCAAGGTTTGAATGAGATCTATTCATGTCCGACTTGTCGCAAGCCACTTTTTGTAGGTAGACCTGAAAATGAAGTACATCCCCGCAGTGAAGAAACTTCGAGTGATGAGCAGCTTGCTCGTCAAATAAGTTTAGGACTTGGTCGACAAAATACTCCTGGACATGCAATACCTGCTGGTGTGTTTCCCAATCAGACTCAGAACCCTGCGGAAGGCGATCCATGGAG AGGTACCGGACTGGATTCAGATTGGTTGCATACTTGGTCAAGCCAGGGAGTTGACGGGGCAGGTCCTTCTACGGCTGTAGGATCTGTTGGACTGGGGAGAGTTCAGATGATGATGAGGCGTCTTGCATCTGTAGGGGAGACGTATGCGCACACGGCCCTTGAAGATGGTGCGTGGAGCCTCTGGCCTATGAATGCCCCTCAGGTTGCTGCAACTGGTCCACCGATTCCTCCTGCAGACGATGGAAGATACCAAGGAGGAGCACGGAATTTACATATGAGGACCCCCGCACGTACTGTGAATGACAACCTAGCAAACATACTTGCTATGGCTGAGACGGTGAGGGAAGTTCTGCCTCATATGTCAGATGACCTAATTTTCCAG GATTTGCAGCGAACAAATTCAGTTACCGTTACTGTGAATAATCTTCTCCAAATGTGA
- the LOC103439637 gene encoding E3 ubiquitin protein ligase RIN2 isoform X2, with translation MGLRYIAISAACTAISFAGLQLWTETSLVKLKSDGLIAENLINAANFGHVFDLLLGSYTTVGLLANFVLNAFILLVLCLKTIFFVELYSSETHKLIERLINYVIYKGTFLPLVIPPTIYHAGLWSVWLIVLCSLKMFQALARDRLERLNASPSATPLTYFRVYSVLLLVLTVDIFWIRLCVVIYKTLGLSMFLLLLFEPFSIAFETLQAILVHGFQLLDIWIHHSAWNSSNCESSKLFDTSAVGLLLEWKGGLTRNLSFVLDMATLLMALGHYVHIWWFHGMAFHLVDAILFLNIRALLSSIVKRIKGFIKLKKALGALHAALPDATSEELRAYDDECAICREPMAKAKRLHCSHLFHLACLRSWLDQGLNEIYSCPTCRKPLFVGRPENEVHPRSEETSSDEQLARQISLGLGRQNTPGHAIPAGVFPNQTQNPAEGDPWRGTGLDSDWLHTWSSQGVDGAGPSTAVGSVGLGRVQMMMRRLASVGETYAHTALEDGAWSLWPMNAPQVAATGPPIPPADDGRYQGGARNLHMRTPARTVNDNLANILAMAETVREVLPHMSDDLIFQDLQRTNSVTVTVNNLLQM, from the exons ATGGGTTTGAGGTATATAGCCATCTCCGCTGCATGTACAGCGATAAGCTTTGCAGGCCTCCAGTTGTGGACGGAAACTTCTTTAGTTAAACTAAAATCGGATGGACTAATTGCGGAGAATTTGATTAATGCTGCCAATTTTGGCCATGTATTTGATCTGCTTTTGGGTTCTTATACTACCGTTGGACTGCTGGCAAATTTTGTACTCAATGCATTTATTTTACTCGTTTTATGTCTCAAG ACTATATTCTTTGTGGAGTTGTATTCTTCTGAAACTCACAAATTAATCGAACGCCTTATCAATTATGTTATTTACAAG GGCACTTTTCTACCCCTGGTCATTCCTCCTACAATATATCATGCGGGCCTGTGGTCAGTCTGGTTGATTGTTCTTTGTTCTTTAAAG ATGTTTCAAGCTTTGGCTCGAGATCGACTTGAACGGTTGAATGCATCCCCTTCTGCCACACCATTGACATATTTTCGTGTGTATTCAGTGTTATTGCTGGTGCTGACTGTTGATATTTTCTG GATAAGGCTGTGTGTGGTGATATATAAAACACTGGGTTTATCTATGTTTCTCTTGTTATTATTTGAGCCTTTCAGTATTGCATTTGAGACATTGCAG GCTATTTTGGTGCATGGATTTCAGTTACTTGATATATGGATCCATCATTCAGCATGGAACAGTTCAAATTGCGAGAGTTCCAAATTATTTGATACATCAGCAGTTG GTTTATTGTTGGAATGGAAAGGCGGTCTTACTCGGAATTTGAGCTTTGTTCTTGATATGGCCACATTGTTAATGGCCCTTGGTCACTACGTGCATATTTGGTGGTTTCATGGCATGGCATTCCATCTGGTGGATGCAATCCTTTTTCTAAACATACGT gcCTTGCTAAGTTCAATTGTAAAACGTATAAAAGGGTTCATCAAACTGAAGAAAGCCTTAGGTGCTCTTCATGCAGCACTTCCAGATGCAACATCTGAAGAACTACGGGCATATGATGATGAATGTGCAATTTGTAGG GAACCTATGGCTAAGGCCAAAAGACTACACTGCAGTCACCTTTTTCATCTTGCATGCTTGAGATCTTG GTTGGATCAAGGTTTGAATGAGATCTATTCATGTCCGACTTGTCGCAAGCCACTTTTTGTAGGTAGACCTGAAAATGAAGTACATCCCCGCAGTGAAGAAACTTCGAGTGATGAGCAGCTTGCTCGTCAAATAAGTTTAGGACTTGGTCGACAAAATACTCCTGGACATGCAATACCTGCTGGTGTGTTTCCCAATCAGACTCAGAACCCTGCGGAAGGCGATCCATGGAG AGGTACCGGACTGGATTCAGATTGGTTGCATACTTGGTCAAGCCAGGGAGTTGACGGGGCAGGTCCTTCTACGGCTGTAGGATCTGTTGGACTGGGGAGAGTTCAGATGATGATGAGGCGTCTTGCATCTGTAGGGGAGACGTATGCGCACACGGCCCTTGAAGATGGTGCGTGGAGCCTCTGGCCTATGAATGCCCCTCAGGTTGCTGCAACTGGTCCACCGATTCCTCCTGCAGACGATGGAAGATACCAAGGAGGAGCACGGAATTTACATATGAGGACCCCCGCACGTACTGTGAATGACAACCTAGCAAACATACTTGCTATGGCTGAGACGGTGAGGGAAGTTCTGCCTCATATGTCAGATGACCTAATTTTCCAG GATTTGCAGCGAACAAATTCAGTTACCGTTACTGTGAATAATCTTCTCCAAATGTGA